The Sporosarcina ureae genomic sequence AGGGGCCCATCCCGGGTTACCGAATTCAGACAAACTCCGAATGCCGATGATTTATGTTTGGGAGTCAGACAGTGGGTGATAAGATCCATTGTCGAGAGGGAAACAGCCCAGACCACCAGCTAAGGTCCCCAAGTATCTGTTAAGTGGAAAAGGATGTGGCGTTGCCCAGACAACCAGGATGTTGGCTTAGAAGCAGCCATCATTTAAAGAGTGCGTAATAGCTCACTGGTCGAGTGGCGCTGCGCCGAAAATGTACCGGGGCTAAACAGATCACCGAAGCTGTGGATTGACCTTAGGGTCAATGGTAGGAGAGCGTTCCAAGGGCGTTGAAGCTAGACCGGAAGGACTGGTGGAGCGCTTGGAAGTGAGAATGCCGGTATGAGTAGCGAAAGAAGGGTGAGAATCCCTTCCACCGAATGCCCAAGGTTTCCTGAGGAAGGCTCGTCCGCTCAGGGTTAGTCAGGACCTAAGTCGAGGCCGATAGGCGTAGACGATGGACAACAGGTTGATATTCCTGTACCACCTCCCCGCCGTTTGAGTAATGGGGGGACGCAGTAGGATAGGGTGAGCACACAGTTGGTTGTGTGTCTAAGCAGTGAGGTGGAGAACGAGGCAAATCCCGTTCTCATATAACACTAGGCTGTGATGGCGAGGAGATTAATCTCCAGAGTCCCTGATTTCACACTGCCAAGAAAAGCCTCTAGCGAGGCGGGAGGTGCCTGTACCGCAAACCGACACAGGTAGGCGAGGAGAGAATCCTAAGGTGATCGAGAGAACTCTCGTTAAGGAACTCGGCAAAATGACCCCGTAACTTCGGGAGAAGGGGTGCTCTGGTAGGGTGAATAGCCCGAGAGAGCCGCAGTGAATAGGCCCAGGCGACTGTTTAGCAAAAACACAGGTCTCTGCAAAATCGTAAGATGACGTATAGGGGCTGACGCCTGCCCGGTGCTGGAAGGTTAAGAGGAGGGGTTAGCGCAAGCGAAGCTCTGAATTGAAGCCCCAGTAAACGGCGGCCGTAACTATAACGGTCCTAAGGTAGCGAAATTCCTTGTCGGGTAAGTTCCGACCCGCACGAAAGGCGTAACGATCTGGGCACTGTCTCAACGAGAGACTCGGTGAAATTATAATATGCGTGAAGATGCGCATTACCCGCGACAGGACGGAAAGACCCCGTGGAGCTTTACTGTAGCCTGATATTGAATTCCGGTGCAGCCTGTACAGGATAGGTAGGAGCCTTGGATTCCGGAGCGCTAGCTTCGGAGGAGGCATTGGTGGGATACTACCCTGGCTGTATTGGACTTCTAACCCTTGCCCGTGATCCGGGCAGGAGACAGTGTCAGGTGGACAGTTTGACTGGGGCGGTCGCCTCCTAAAGAGTAACGGAGGCGCTCAAAGGTTTCCTCAGAATGGTTGGACATCATTCGCAGAGTGCAAAGGCATAAGGAAGCTTGACTGCGAGACCTACAAGTCGAGCAGGGTCGAAAGACGGACTTAGTGATCCGGTGGTTCCGCATGGAAGGGCCATCGCTCAACGGATAAAAGCTACCCCGGGGATAACAGGCTTATCTCCCCCAAGAGTCCACATCGACGGGGAGGTTTGGCACCTCGATGTCGGCTCGTCGCATCCTGGGGCTGTAGTCGGTCCCAAGGGTTGGGCTGTTCGCCCATTAAAGCGGCACGCGAGCTGGGTTCAGAACGTCGTGAGACAGTTCGGTCCCTATCCGTCGCGGGCGCAGGAAATTTGAGGAGAGCTGTCCTTAGTACGAGAGGACCGGGATGGACATACCGCTGGTGTACCAGTTGTCTTGCCAAAGGCATCGCTGGGTAGCTATGTATGGACGGGATAAATGCTGAAAGCATCTAAGCATGAAGCCCCCTTCAAGATGAGATTTCCCATTACGCAAGTAAGTAAGATCCCTCAAAGATGATGAGGTGGATAGGTCTGGGGTGTAAGTACGGCGACGTATGTAGCTGACAGATACTAATCGATCGAGGACTTAACCTATACTAAAAAGTAGTTACTTGAACTACACCAATGTCTTTTATTCAGTTTTGAGTGAACAAGCTTTACTCAAAAATTTATTTAAAATAATGCTTGCATTAAATATAACAAGTGTTATAATAATAAATGTCCTCAAGAATGAGGATGCATAGTCTGGTGACGATGGCGAAGAGGTCACACCCGTTCCCATACCGAACACGGAAGTTAAGCTCTTCAGCGCTGATGGTAGTTGGGGGTTTCCCCCTGTGAGAGTAAGACGTCGCCAGGCAATTCTTTTCTAATGATCGATGCTGAATGTTCTATACATAATCTAGTGATCAAAAAGAATAAGAACATACTAAATTAACATTATACCCAGGAGGATTAGCTCAGCTGGGAGAGCACCTGCCTTACAAGCAGGGGGTCGGCGGTTCGAGCCCGTCATCCTCCACCATATTTCTACACCTGCCGGTGTAGCTCAACTGGTAGAGCAACTGACTTGTAATCAGTAGGTTGAGGGTTCAAGTCCTTTCGCCGGCACCACTTAGTACGAGCCGTTAGCTCAGTTGGTAGAGCATCTGACTTTTAATCAGAGGGTCACAGGTTCGAATCCTGTACGGCTCACCATTATTTTTTGCCGAAACATATCGCGGGTGTGGTGGAACTGGCAGACACGCTAGACTTAGGATCTAGTGCCTTCGGGCGTGGGGGTTCGACTCCCTTCACCCGCATTTTTTATGCGGAAGTAGTTCAGTGGTAGAATACGACCTTGCCAAGGTCGGGGTCGCGGGTTCGAATCCCGTCTTCCGCTTTTAATTTCCACTCTTGCCGGGGTGGCGGAACTGGCAGACGCACAGGACTTAAAATCCTGCGGTAGGTGACTACCGTACCGGTTCGATTCCGGTTCTCGGCACCAATTAATTTTATAGAATGCGCCTGTAGCTCAATTGGATAGAGCGTCTGACTACGGATCAGAAGGTTGTGGGTTCGACTCCTGCCAGGCGCGCCATATTACTTATATATTTTAGACTCGGGAAGTAGCTCAGCTTGGTAGAGCACTTGGTTTGGGACCAAGGGGTCGCAGGTTCGAATCCTGTCTTCCCGACCACTTATTTGGGGCCTTAGCTCAGCTGGGAGAGCGCCTGCCTTGCACGCAGGAGGTCAACGGTTCGATCCCGTTAGGCTCCACCAAATATTTTGTTTATGAATCTCATGAACCTTGAAAACTGAACAGCAAAACGTTAACGAAATACAGTTTGTGCATCTAACGATGACACAAACAAAATGAGTATCTTAATTGATGCCAGCAAATGAAACTCGAGCTAATCGAATTTCTCTTATGGAGAGTTTGATCCTGGCTCAGGACGAACGCTGGCGGCATGCCTAATACATGCAAGTCGAGCGAACTGAAGGAAGCTTGCTTCCTTCAGTTAGCGGCGGACGGGTGAGTAACACGTGGGCAACCTGCCCTTCAGATGGGGATAACTCCGGGAAACCGGGGCTAATACCGAATAATCCATTTTCTCGCATGAGGAAATGTTGAAAGACGGCGTCTCGCTGTCACTGAAGGATGGGCCCGCGGCGCATTAGCTAGTTGGTGGGGTAATGGCTCACCAAGGCCACGATGCGTAGCCGACCTGAGAGGGTGATCGGCCACACTGGGACTGAGACACGGCCCAGACTCCTACGGGAGGCAGCAGTAGGGAATCTTCCACAATGGACGAAAGTCTGATGGAGCAATGCCGCGTGAGTGAAGAAGGTTTTCGGATCGTAAAGCTCTGTTGTAAGGGAAGAACAAGTACAGGAGTAACTGTCTGTACCTTGACGGTACCTTACCAGAAAGCCACGGCTAACTACGTGCCAGCAGCCGCGGTAATACGTAGGTGGCAAGCGTTGTCCGGAATTATTGGGCGTAAAGCGCGCGCAGGCGGTCCTTTAAGTCTGATGTGAAAGCCCACGGCTCAACCGTGGAGGGTCATTGGAAACTGGAGGACTTGAGTACAGAAGAGGAAAGCGGAATTCCACGTGTAGCGGTGAAATGCGTAGAGATGTGGAGGAACACCAGTGGCGAAGGCGGCTTTCTGGTCTGTAACTGACGCTGAGGCGCGAAAGCGTGGGGAGCAAACAGGATTAGATACCCTGGTAGTCCACGCCGTAAACGATGAGTGCTAAGTGTTAGGGGGTTTCCGCCCCTTAGTGCTGCAGCTAACGCATTAAGCACTCCGCCTGGGGAGTACGGCCGCAAGGCTGAAACTCAAAGGAATTGACGGGGACCCGCACAAGCGGTGGAGCATGTGGTTTAATTCGAAGCAACGCGAAGAACCTTACCAGGTCTTGACATCCCAGTGACCGTCATGGAGACATGATTTTCCCTTCGGGGACACTGGTGACAGGTGGTGCATGGTTGTCGTCAGCTCGTGTCGTGAGATGTTGGGTTAAGTCCCGCAACGAGCGCAACCCTTAATGTTAGTTGCCATCATTTAGTTGGGCACTCTAATGTGACTGCCGGTGACAAACCGGAGGAAGGTGGGGATGACGTCAAATCATCATGCCCCTTATGACCTGGGCTACACACGTGCTACAATGGACGATACAGAGGGCTGCAAACCCGCGAGGGGGAGCCAATCCCAGAAAATCGTTCCCAGTTCGGATTGCAGGCTGCAACTCGCCTGCATGAAGCCGGAATCGCTAGTAATCGTGGATCAGCATGCCACGGTGAATACGTTCCCGGGTCTTGTACACACCGCCCGTCACACCACGAGAGTTTGTAACACCCGAAGTCGGTGGGGTAACCCTTAGGGGAGCTAGCCGCCGAAGGTGGGACAGATGATTGGGGTGAAGTCGTAACAAGGTAGCCGTATCGGAAGGTGCGGCTGGATCACCTCCTTTCTAAGGATAATGTTTTCTTGCCTGAAATACGGAAGAAACATTCGGAAGATAGATCTTCGATCTATCACGTTAACGTTTTGCGTTCAGTTTTGAAGGCTCATATCGTGAGTGTTCAAAACTTTTTTCTTGTTCATTGAAAACTGGATAAAACGACATTGAAAGTAATCAAGTAATCAACCGAGTCGCATATATGCGATTCAAGCAATCTTTTTAACCGATGGAATCCTATCGCTAGGATGAAATTGGACCTTTTATAGGTTAAGTTAGAAAGGGCGCACGGCGGATGCCTTGGCACTAGGAGCCGATGAAGGACGGCACTAACACCGATATGCTTCGGGGAGCTGTAAGTGAGCTTTGATCCGAAGATTTCCGAATGGGGAAACCCACTGTCCATAATGGGACAGTACGTGTATGTGAATACATAGCATACTCGTGGCACACCCGGAGAACTGAAACATCTAAGTACCCGGAGGAAGAGAAAGAAACATCGATTCCCTTAGTAGCGGCGAGCGAAACGGGAAGAGCCCAAACCAAGAAGCTTGCTTCTTGGGGTTGTAGGACACTCTATACGGAGTTACAAAGGAATGTGTTAGATGAAGCGACCTGGAAAGGTCTGCCAAAGAGGGTAAAAGCCCCGTAGTCGAAAGCATATTCTCTCCAGAGTGGATCCTGAGTACGGCGGAACACGTGAAATTCCGTCGGAATCCGGGAGGACCATCTCCCAAGGCTAAATACTCCCTAGTGACCGATAGTGAACCAGTACCGTGAGGGAAAGGTGAAAAGCACCCCGGAAGGGGAGTGAAATAGATCCTGAAACCGTGCGCTTACAAATTGTCAGAGCCCGTTAATGGGTGATGGCGTGCCTTTTGTAGAATGAACCGGCGAGTTACGATTCCATGCAAGGTTAAGCTGAGAAAGCGGAGCCGCAGCGAAAGCGAGTCTGAATAGGGCGAATCAGTATGGGGTCGTAGACCCGAAACCAGGTGATCTACCCATGTCCAGGGTGAAGGTCAGGTAACACTGACTGGAGGCCCGAACCCACGTATGTTGAAAAATGCGGGGATGAGGTGTGGGTAGCGGTGAAATTCCAATCGAACCTGGAGATAGCTGGTTCTCTCCGAAATAGCTTTAGGGCTAGCCTCAAACGAAAGAATCTCGGAGGTAGAGCACTGTTTGGACGAGGGGCCCATCCCGGGTTACCGAATTCAGACAAACTCCGAATGCCGATGATTTATGTTTGGGAGTCAGACAGTGGGTGATAAGATCCATTGTCGAGAGGGAAACAGCCCAGACCACCAGCTAAGGTCCCCAAGTATCTGTTAAGTGGAAAAGGATGTGGCGTTGCCCAGACAACCAGGATGTTGGCTTAGAAGCAGCCATCATTTAAAGAGTGCGTAATAGCTCACTGGTCGAGTGGCGCTGCGCCGAAAATGTACCGGGGCTAAACAGATCACCGAAGCTGTGGATTGACCTTAGGGTCAATGGTAGGAGAGCGTTCCAAGGGCGTTGAAGCTAGACCGGAAGGACTGGTGGAGCGCTTGGAAGTGAGAATGCCGGTATGAGTAGCGAAAGAAGGGTGAGAATCCCTTCCACCGAATGCCCAAGGTTTCCTGAGGAAGGCTCGTCCGCTCAGGGTTAGTCAGGACCTAAGTCGAGGCCGATAGGCGTAGACGATGGACAACAGGTTGATATTCCTGTACCACCTCCCCGCCGTTTGAGTAATGGGGGGACGCAGTAGGATAGGGTGAGCACACAGTTGGTTGTGTGTCTAAGCAGTGAGGTGGAGAACGAGGCAAATCCCGTTCTCATATAACACTAGGCTGTGATGGCGAGGAGATTAATCTCCAGAGTCCCTGATTTCACACTGCCAAGAAAAGCCTCTAGCGAGGCGGGAGGTGCCTGTACCGCAAACCGACACAGGTAGGCGAGGAGAGAATCCTAAGGTGATCGAGAGAACTCTCGTTAAGGAACTCGGCAAAATGACCCCGTAACTTCGGGAGAAGGGGTGCTCTGGTAGGGTGAATAGCCCGAGAGAGCCGCAGTGAATAGGCCCAGGCGACTGTTTAGCAAAAACACAGGTCTCTGCAAAATCGTAAGATGACGTATAGGGGCTGACGCCTGCCCGGTGCTGGAAGGTTAAGAGGAGGGGTTAGCGCAAGCGAAGCTCTGAATTGAAGCCCCAGTAAACGGCGGCCGTAACTATAACGGTCCTAAGGTAGCGAAATTCCTTGTCGGGTAAGTTCCGACCCGCACGAAAGGCGTAACGATCTGGGCACTGTCTCAACGAGAGACTCGGTGAAATTATAATATGCGTGAAGATGCGCATTACCCGCGACAGGACGGAAAGACCCCGTGGAGCTTTACTGTAGCCTGATATTGAATTCCGGTGCAGCCTGTACAGGATAGGTAGGAGCCTTGGATTCCGGAGCGCTAGCTTCGGAGGAGGCATTGGTGGGATACTACCCTGGCTGTATTGGACTTCTAACCCTTGCCCGTGATCCGGGCAGGAGACAGTGTCAGGTGGACAGTTTGACTGGGGCGGTCGCCTCCTAAAGAGTAACGGAGGCGCTCAAAGGTTTCCTCAGAATGGTTGGACATCATTCGCAGAGTGCAAAGGCATAAGGAAGCTTGACTGCGAGACCTACAAGTCGAGCAGGGTCGAAAGACGGACTTAGTGATCCGGTGGTTCCGCATGGAAGGGCCATCGCTCAACGGATAAAAGCTACCCCGGGGATAACAGGCTTATCTCCCCCAAGAGTCCACATCGACGGGGAGGTTTGGCACCTCGATGTCGGCTCGTCGCATCCTGGGGCTGTAGTCGGTCCCAAGGGTTGGGCTGTTCGCCCATTAAAGCGGCACGCGAGCTGGGTTCAGAACGTCGTGAGACAGTTCGGTCCCTATCCGTCGCGGGCGCAGGAAATTTGAGGAGAGCTGTCCTTAGTACGAGAGGACCGGGATGGACATACCGCTGGTGTACCAGTTGTCTTGCCAAAGGCATCGCTGGGTAGCTATGTATGGACGGGATAAATGCTGAAAGCATCTAAGCATGAAGCCCCCTTCAAGATGAGATTTCCCATTACGCAAGTAAGTAAGATCCCTCAAAGATGATGAGGTGGATAGGTCTGGGGTGTAAGTACGGCGACGTATGTAGCTGACAGATACTAATCGATCGAGGACTTAACCTATACTAAAAAGTAGTTACTTGAACTACACCAATGTCTTTTATTCAGTTTTGAGTGAACAAGCTTTACTCAAAGAGTCTAGTAACGATGGCGAAGAGGTCACACCCGTTCCCATACCGAACACGGAAGTTAAGCTCTTCAGCGCCGATGGTAGTTGGGGGTTTCCCCCTGTGAGAGTAGGACGTTGCTAGGCATGCGAAGCCATTCCCTTTGGGGAGTGGCTTTTTTGTGTTTTATTATGGAAATGAACTGAATCCCAAGTTGAGTAATCTCGTGGATATTGGTTGTTCACTCAGTGAATCAGAGAAAGCGCGCTATCGTCCAGCATAACTGCTCTATGAAATGCATTGACCGCTCTATCGCCTCGCTTATTCGCTCTATCCGTTTGCTCAAGCGCTCTATTGTCTTGTTTATCTGCTCTATCAATCAGCTAAAGCGCTCAATCCCCACGCTTATCCACTTCACGCCCCTCAGCAAGCAATCTTATCAGCCACACCAACCATTCAATCTCCAAAAGATCATCAACTTTACTCCACATCCACTATTTTCCCCAGGAAATAACTAAATTTCTCTTTAAAATTTCATTTAACCTAATAGTCTATGGCTTGTTGGGGTATATTGATAGTAAGACACGTACGATAGCAGGGGAGGGATTTCTATGTTCATGACTATAATTAAACGCTTCTTTAAAGAACGCTTTTTTGATCAGGCGGCGCAGAACGCTTACTATTTGTTGCTTTCGGTATTGCCTTTTTTGCTTGTAGTGCTGTCTATTGTACAATTCTTACCTGTAGAAGAGGCTAGTATTTTAGCGTTGCTACGTCCATTTGTGCCAGATGAATCTTTTCAGCTGATTGAGCAAAGTGTTCAGTCTGTACTCTATAAAAGTCATGGCAAGTTACTAGCACTCAGTGTGCTAGCTGCATTATGGACCACATCCATTGCGGTACAATCATTTGCCCGTTCATTGGACATGGCGAATCGGAGGCTTCATCAGCAACCGCTATGGATTAGCATAATCCGTAATCTCGGTGTAACGATTCTATTCATGCTTATCGTACCGATGTCTCTATTTTTGCCGTTGATTGAAAAACTTATGCATACAGTCATTGCGTATTATGATGTGCTAGATGCATGGGAAGGCTGGTTGTATATTTGGCCCAATATAAAATGGGGTCTTGGCACATTCTTTTTATTTTTGTTCTTCTTATTATTTTATCAACTTATGCCAACGGGAAAGATGAAATGGAAAGAGGCGTTGCCAGGAGCTTTGCTTTCAGCATTTGGCTGGCAGTTAGTTTCATTATTATTCGGAGAGTATGTATCACGGGTGGATTACTCTAGGCTATATGGACAATTAGCCGGGATTATCATGCTAGTGTTATGGTTTTATCTAACGGCAGTAATTATTATTCTTTCTGGATTATTGAATGCAGAGTGGAAAAGGAGGAGACGGATTACATGAAGATTTTAGTGGTGGATGACGACATACATATTTTGGAATTGGTGAGTATTCATTTGCGACAGGCAGGGTATACCGTCGTGAAGGCAATGAATGGACTAGAGGCAC encodes the following:
- a CDS encoding YihY/virulence factor BrkB family protein, which codes for MFMTIIKRFFKERFFDQAAQNAYYLLLSVLPFLLVVLSIVQFLPVEEASILALLRPFVPDESFQLIEQSVQSVLYKSHGKLLALSVLAALWTTSIAVQSFARSLDMANRRLHQQPLWISIIRNLGVTILFMLIVPMSLFLPLIEKLMHTVIAYYDVLDAWEGWLYIWPNIKWGLGTFFLFLFFLLFYQLMPTGKMKWKEALPGALLSAFGWQLVSLLFGEYVSRVDYSRLYGQLAGIIMLVLWFYLTAVIIILSGLLNAEWKRRRRIT